One segment of Prionailurus bengalensis isolate Pbe53 chromosome E3, Fcat_Pben_1.1_paternal_pri, whole genome shotgun sequence DNA contains the following:
- the LOC122471997 gene encoding LOW QUALITY PROTEIN: NXPE family member 3-like (The sequence of the model RefSeq protein was modified relative to this genomic sequence to represent the inferred CDS: inserted 1 base in 1 codon; substituted 1 base at 1 genomic stop codon): protein MRVLITHQMSSKQLQASTDLFIRPFRWHMIVIVGSVIAICILYIRVSWPNSMVPLXPQPRPACKSSGSLPKELSDLTHLLHWPPTPGDAGDLLASTSPQTSTYHLRDRSQASYTLGGSLEAILVARDHQGRPKTCGGDLFRAQLLGPHLKAGVPGDIQDLENGTYLLSFPLLWAGQAQVRVQLIHSSEAVRVLRGIWRDQWATVDFMGYFRGPTGYEEIVTCNVNPLLTGKEESTCHYKDEDSGELWFCARPPTLPCNSLVGHSSGHYWNVTTPHEEALLAXNVTDKVLPQGISPIWVAKESNKSLVLSPRQPCHPGIPGPKPSGFYHQDVWHSLSCSGRSFSTVDSILGCLAGHVVHMMGDSTLRQWWEYLRDTVPSLKPMDLHTTYQTGPLMVVETARGIVLHWRAHSWPLRSLHTPVASLHSVVRELGGLAGGPHTVVVLGLGAHFTTFPPSVFVQRLAGIRAAVAALLAHEPRTLVVIKLANTGYKSVYGSDWFTLQVNRLLRAAFADLRVAFVDAWDMTSSLALPDRIHPGRLIVRNEVNFLLSFICPI from the exons GGTCTTGATCACACACCAGATGTCTAGTAAACAACTCCAGGCTTCCACAGACCTATTCATCAGACCGTTCAGGTGGCACATGATTGTGATTGTGGGATCAGTCATTGCAATTTGT ATCTTGTACATCAGAGTTTCCTGGCCTAACAGCATGGTCCCTC CCCCACAGCCCCGCCCCGCCTGCAAGTCCTCTGGCTCTCTCCCCAAGGAGCTCTCGGACCTGACCCATCTTCTGCACTGGCCTCCCACCCCAGGAGATGCGGGGGACCTTTTGGCCTCCACCAGTCCCCAGACTTCCACCTACCACCTGAGGGATCGTTCCCAGGCCAGCTACACCCTGGGAGGCTCCCTAGAGGCCATCCTTGTCGCCAGAGACCACCAGGGCAGGCCCAAGACCTGTGGTGGAGATCTGTTTCGGGCACAGCTGCTGGGTCCCCACCTGAAGGCAGGAGTCCCTGGGGACATCCAGGATCTGGAGAATGGCACCTACCTGTTGTCCTTCCCTCTGCTGTGGGCTGGGCAGGCCCAGGTGCGAGTGCAGCTGATCCACTCCAGCGAGGCAGTTAGGGTCCTGCGGGGAATCTGGAGAGACCAATGGGCCACAGTTGATTTCATGGGCTATTTCCGAGGACCCACAGGATATGAAGAAATTGTGACTTGCAATGTTAACCCCCTGCTAACTGGGAAGGAAGAGTCTACCTGTCACTACAAGGATGAAGATTCTGGTGAGCTCTGGTTCTGTGCTCGACCCCCAACCCTGCCCTGCAACTCACTGGTAGGGCATTCAAGTGGACATTACTGGAATGTGACCACACCACACGAGGAGGCCCTGCTGGCATG AAACGTGACAGACAAGGTCCTCCCTCAGGGTATTTCTCCAATCTGGGTGGCCAAGGAGAGCAACAAGAGTCTGG TTCTGTCCCCTCGACAACCATGCCACCCTGGGATCCCAGGCCCAAAGCCCTCTGGCTTCTACCACCAAGATGTGTGGCACTCACTGTCCTGCTCCGGACGCTCCTTCTCCACTGTTGACAGCATCCTGGGCTGCCTGGCTGGTCACGTCGTCCACATGATGGGGGACTCCACACTTCGGCAGTGGTGGGAGTACCTGCGCGACACTGTGCCCT CCCTGAAGCCTATGGATCTACACACCACATATCAGACGGGGCCCCTGATGGTGGTGGAGACCGCTCGGGGCATAGTGCTGCACTGGCGGGCCCACAGCTGGCCCCTGCGCTCCCTGCACACACCAGTGGCCTCCCTGCACTCTGTGGTCCGGGAACTGGGGGGCCTGGCCGGGGGCCCCCACACAGTGGTGGTGCTGGGCCTGGGCGCCCACTTCACCACCTTTCCCCCATCTGTCTTTGTGCAACGACTCGCAGGGATCAGGGCAGCCGTAGCTGCACTGCTGGCCCACGAGCCCCGCACTCTCGTGGTCATCAAGCTGGCCAATACCGGCTACAAATCTGTGTATGGCAGTGACTGGTTCACCCTCCAGGTGAACCGGCTTCTCCGAGCCGCCTTTGCTGACCTCCGTGTGGCCTTTGTGGACGCCTGGGATATGACCTCCAGTCTGGCTCTGCCCGACAGGATCCACCCAGGGCGGCTTATTGTCCGCAATGAGGTCAACTTCCTCCTGTCCTTCATTTGCCCCATTTGA